In a single window of the Nodularia spumigena CCY9414 genome:
- a CDS encoding plastocyanin/azurin family copper-binding protein → MTWLFKINHKILYQSFPAGLQTTWRITIVCLLLCLGFVSHGQAIASNLTDNILKQPATEITISLGNSANELKFEPDHLEFEPGKRYLLRLNNPSQLKHYFTAKDFADAIWTQKVQAGKVEVKGAIHELELQPGGEAEWVFVPMKPGSYELHCSIAGHTEAGMKGEILIN, encoded by the coding sequence ATGACTTGGTTATTTAAAATAAATCACAAAATTTTATACCAATCTTTTCCGGCTGGACTGCAAACAACTTGGCGGATAACTATAGTATGTTTGTTGCTGTGCTTGGGTTTTGTGAGTCATGGTCAGGCGATCGCATCCAACCTCACAGACAACATTCTCAAACAACCAGCAACAGAAATTACAATTAGTTTAGGTAATTCTGCTAACGAACTCAAATTTGAACCCGATCATTTAGAATTTGAGCCTGGTAAACGCTATCTATTGCGCCTGAATAATCCCAGCCAATTAAAGCATTATTTCACGGCCAAAGACTTTGCAGATGCTATCTGGACACAAAAAGTCCAAGCCGGCAAAGTAGAAGTTAAAGGAGCAATTCATGAACTAGAACTTCAGCCCGGTGGTGAAGCAGAATGGGTATTTGTACCCATGAAACCCGGCAGTTACGAATTACACTGTTCCATAGCAGGACATACAGAAGCAGGGATGAAAGGAGAAATTCTCATCAACTGA
- the map gene encoding type I methionyl aminopeptidase, translated as MNILSNLLAQKTQPQPAKKQRRGIEIKSPREIEIMRESGKIVATVLKEISELVKPGMTTADLDAYAEKRIREMDATPSFKGYHGFKGSICSSINNEVVHGIPNAKKVIRTGDVLKVDTGAYYQGFHGDSCITIAVGDVTPDAAKLIRVAEEALFKGIEQVKDGTYLLDLAGAIEDHVKANGFSVVEEFTGHGVGRNLHEEPSVFNFRTREMPNVKLRAGMTLAIEPILNAGSKHTRILSDRWTAVTVDNSLSAQFEHTVLVTQTGYEILTDRTKV; from the coding sequence ATGAACATTCTCAGTAACTTGCTCGCTCAAAAAACTCAGCCTCAACCTGCAAAAAAACAACGCCGAGGTATTGAAATTAAATCGCCCCGTGAAATTGAAATCATGCGGGAATCAGGAAAAATTGTGGCGACTGTACTCAAAGAAATTTCTGAGCTTGTCAAACCAGGAATGACTACAGCCGATTTGGATGCTTATGCAGAAAAACGTATCCGCGAAATGGATGCGACACCCAGCTTTAAGGGATATCACGGTTTTAAAGGTTCTATTTGCTCCAGTATTAATAATGAAGTAGTGCATGGCATCCCCAATGCTAAAAAAGTAATTCGTACCGGGGATGTCTTAAAAGTAGATACAGGCGCTTATTATCAAGGTTTTCATGGTGATTCCTGCATTACAATTGCCGTGGGTGATGTTACCCCAGATGCGGCAAAACTGATTCGCGTCGCGGAAGAAGCTCTTTTTAAAGGTATTGAACAAGTCAAAGACGGAACTTATTTACTTGACTTGGCGGGAGCAATCGAAGACCATGTAAAAGCCAATGGTTTCAGTGTAGTTGAAGAATTTACCGGACATGGTGTTGGTCGTAATCTACATGAAGAACCTTCAGTTTTCAACTTCCGCACCCGCGAAATGCCAAATGTCAAACTGCGTGCTGGAATGACTTTAGCAATTGAACCAATTTTGAATGCAGGTTCTAAGCATACCAGAATATTATCTGACAGATGGACAGCTGTAACTGTAGATAATTCACTATCAGCCCAATTTGAGCATACAGTCTTAGTGACACAAACAGGTTACGAGATTTTAACAGACCGCACCAAAGTTTAA
- a CDS encoding Uma2 family endonuclease: protein MTQAITKAKVVTYAEFVEWKPDGRRYELHDGVIVEMPQPLGEHEDIGGFLTLEVSVEIKRLNLPYTIPKQALVKPPESESAYSPDVLILNRANLGNEELWKKQSTVTQGASVPLVIEVVSSNWRDDYYKKLADYEEMGIPEYWVVDYLALGGRKFIGNPKHPTISVYQLIDGEYQVSQFRESDRIQSPAFPELNLTPNQIFQVGSDHN, encoded by the coding sequence ATGACTCAAGCCATAACCAAAGCTAAAGTAGTAACTTATGCAGAGTTTGTCGAGTGGAAACCTGACGGTAGACGCTATGAATTACATGATGGGGTAATTGTTGAAATGCCTCAGCCATTGGGAGAACATGAAGATATTGGCGGATTTTTGACTCTAGAAGTATCTGTTGAGATTAAACGGCTAAATCTTCCCTATACTATCCCTAAACAAGCATTGGTGAAACCACCTGAAAGCGAATCAGCTTATTCACCAGATGTTTTGATTTTGAATCGTGCTAACTTGGGCAATGAAGAGTTATGGAAAAAACAATCAACTGTTACTCAAGGTGCATCAGTTCCATTGGTGATTGAAGTGGTTAGTAGTAATTGGCGAGATGATTACTACAAAAAGTTAGCTGATTATGAGGAAATGGGTATTCCTGAATATTGGGTAGTGGATTATCTAGCTTTAGGAGGAAGAAAATTTATTGGGAACCCCAAACACCCGACCATTTCTGTATATCAACTCATTGATGGTGAATATCAAGTTAGCCAATTTCGGGAAAGCGATCGCATTCAATCCCCAGCCTTCCCAGAGT